The following nucleotide sequence is from Chloroflexota bacterium.
ATCGCTGCCGCCACCATGAATATTGATCTGCGGCCCGAGATACTCTAACACCATGGCAGTGCACTCGATATGCCAACCTGGCCGACCGCGGCCCCACGGACTATCCCACCATGGCTCGCCGGGCTTGGTCGCTTGCCACAACACAAAATCCAATGGGTCGCGTTTATGGGGATCATCGGGGAAATTGCCACGCTCATTGGCAATCGCCAACATACTGGCATAATCGCTGTGAGCCAAACTGCCAAAATCGGGATCAGCATGGACATTGAAATAGACATTGCCTTGATTTTCATAGGCCACGCCACGCTCGATCAAGCCACTATTTACCTCGATAATTTTGGCGATGGCATCGGTAGCTTTGACATAGTGATTAGGCATACGCACATTCAAGGCATCCATATCACGTAAAAAGCGCTCAGTCTCTTGGCGGCCCAATTCATCCCACGTTAGGCCAAGTTGGGCACTTTTGCGCAAAATATCATCATCAATATCAGTCACATTTTGCACATACAACACTGGCAAGCCTTGCCATTCCAAATAGCGCCGAATCGTATCGTAGACCACATAAGTCCGTGCATGGCCCATATGGGTTGTATCATAGGGAGTCACGCCGCATACATACATGCGCACAAAGCCATCGATTGGCTCCATGGCAACCGAGGTTTGGCGCAGAGTATCATAAAGTAACACGACTAGGCCTCCCCTTGGTCGTCGAGCGTTTGATCAAGCGCATCGTCACGTTCAATTCGCAAACCATCTTCATACGAGCCAGCCCGATCTTCCACGCCACCTGATTCGGCCACTTCAGGATTGGTATATTTGCCATCTTGAAAACCGCTATCGTAGCCAGCTTGGCCCTCGAAGCCTTGATCATCATCACGTTTGGGTGGTTGTTCGGTCATGATTGATCCTCTAACACAGAATTATCCTGTAGTACTGTACCTCAAAAATGGCCAAAATACCGTCAGATCACAATTAACATTGCAACAATCGCTGGCGGCTTGTATCATAGCGGCCATGCAAGCACCACAACCATTAATTATCGCCATCGTTGGCCCAACTGCGGTTGGCAAAACGGCCTTTTCACTCGATTTAGCTCAAGCCTTGAACGGCGAGATCGTCTCAGTCGATTCGCGCTTAGTTTATCGGGGGATGGATATTGGCACAGCCAAACCCACGCCTGCTGAGCAAGCGCTGGTCAAACATCATTTAATCGACGTGGTTAATCCTGATCAGGAATATAGCCTAGCAACCTACCAGGCGGCGGCCTACGCGGCAATTGCCCAAATTCAGCAGCAGGCCAAACAGCCAATTTTGGTGGGGGGCACGGGCCAATATATGGCAGCACTGCTTGAGGGTTGGAGCATTCCCGAGGTTGCGCCAAATTATGAATTACGAACGCGGTATGAGCAACAGGCAACCAGCGAAGGTCATACGGCGCTCCATCAACAACTGCAAACGATCGATCCCGAGGCCGCCAAAGCAATCGACCCAACCAACGTTCGGCGGGTGATTCGCGCCTTAGAAGTTTTTCATGAAACAGGCCAGCCGATCAGTCAACTTCAGCGGCGCAATCCGCCACCCTATCGCATATTAACGCTTGATCTAGAGCGACCGCGCGACGAACTGTATGCCCGCATCGATCAACGAGTTGATGTGATGGTGCGCGAAGGACTGATTGCCGAAGTTTGGGCTTTAATTCGCCAAGGCTATGGCTGGGAGTTACCATCGATGTCGGGGTTAGGCTATGCCGAATTTCGGCCACTGTGGCAAGGCCAGCAAAGTGCTGGCGCTTGCATCAGCCAACTCAAATTCAACACCCATCGTTTTGCCCGCAAACAAGGCGCGTGGTTTCGGCGTTTGCCCAATCGGGTTAGCCTCGATGCCCGTCATACGGATTTACTGGCACAGATGCAGGCGCTGCTTGCTGCAATGCCTGAGCACGCACCAACACATACTGATCACTAGCTTGTTGCAAAAACTGCTCAGGATCACCAGGCACGCTGTAGCCAAGCCGCCCAAAGAGCGCATAAGCCAATTGAGTTGCAATTCGCAAACGTCGATCGGGGGCTAAAACAGCGCGGCGCAGCAAAAAGTTTTGCACTAAATCCATATCGCTTGGGCGCAAGGCAGTAATATTGGGCAAGGTTGCGCCACTATCTTTGAGCGCACTCGCAACTTTATCATCGCGGGTTGATTGCAACAACATCTCAAGCGTCACCCGTTGCCGATCGCGCACCACAAACGTGCTTGCAGCCAAATCTCCCAAACGGCGGGCACGCTTATCGATCAACATCGTGAGCAACCCAGTTGAATAATAGGCTGGAACAAAATCAATTAACCGCAGTAAATTCCGAATCAAGCTGCCAGTGAAGGTTAATGGCTTGCCTGCCTCTTGCACCACTCGAATCCCCAAAAGCCGCTTGCCAGGCGTTTGCCCATTCCAAAAGCGCTCAAAGGCGATATAATAAACCAAGACGGTAAAAATACAGAAGAAAAAGAAAATTCGATAGGCTGCATCACTGGGATTGATATCATTTCCGATATAGACCCGTTGGGCAAGAAACAACAAAATTGAGAAGAAGGCCGTATCGATAACTGCTGCAACAAAGCGTGTGCCGATTCCAGCCACATCATAACCAAACTCAATACTTTCGGGAGTATCAATAATATAGCGATCACTTCCACGATTATCGATCATCTCTATCTCCAACAATATAACTAGTAGAGGAGTAGCTTTATGGTAGCAGAAGATTTTATCAATGCCAAACATCGTGCTTGGGAACGATTAACCCAGCTAACCAGTCGTGCTCAGAGTAATATTATTGCCATGGATGCCACTGAATTGCAAGAGCTAGGCCGACTTTATCGCCAAGCGACCTCAGATTTAGCCCAAGCGCGGCGCGATTTTCCAGGTCATCCCTTGACAATCTATTTAAACGATTTGGTGGCGAAGGGCCATAGCAGCATCTATCGTGAGCGCAATTCGCCAATTACTGGAATAAAAAACTACTTTCTCTATCAACTGCCCCAAGCCTTCCGTGAGCTATTACCATTTACGGGCATAGCATTTTTAGCATTTTTTCTCCCCGCAATTGTGGCTTGGGTCATCAGCTACCAAGATCCGGTGCGAGGGGTAGCCTTAGCGCCTGAATTTCAGCCAGTGATTGACGATATGCGAACCAATACTGAATGGTGGCGCGATTTAAATGACAACAATGCTGAAGGCGCAGTTATGATTTTATCCAATAATATCTTTGTCTCATTTCAAGCATTTGTGGGAGGGTTGACCTTAGGGTTACTCACCCTTTATGCCCTGTATTACAACGGATTAATGCTAGGGATTCTATCCGGAGCAGCTCAAAATTTGGGCTTTGCCGATAACCTATGGGGCTTTATTGCGGCGCATGGACCAGTTGAGTTAAGCATTATCTTTCTTGCTGGTGGTGCTGGCTTACAACTTGCTTGGGCCATTTTACGGCCTGGCATGGTTTCGCGGCGAGCCGCCTTGGCGATTGCAGCGCAACGGTCATTCAAAGTATCAGGAGCAATCGTAA
It contains:
- the cysS gene encoding cysteine--tRNA ligase; its protein translation is MLLYDTLRQTSVAMEPIDGFVRMYVCGVTPYDTTHMGHARTYVVYDTIRRYLEWQGLPVLYVQNVTDIDDDILRKSAQLGLTWDELGRQETERFLRDMDALNVRMPNHYVKATDAIAKIIEVNSGLIERGVAYENQGNVYFNVHADPDFGSLAHSDYASMLAIANERGNFPDDPHKRDPLDFVLWQATKPGEPWWDSPWGRGRPGWHIECTAMVLEYLGPQINIHGGGSDLQFPHHACELAQAENFTGQSPHVAAWSHIGMVYYEGEKMSKSLGNLVLASKTLQHYSADAIRLGLLKYYYRDQFEYSDDDVAWGERTVARFKQAVNSGVSGGALHAEELRNEAIAALDADFQTPTCLQALITLAEASINGEIDDADLAATTLRELGAVLGLRSELW
- the miaA gene encoding tRNA (adenosine(37)-N6)-dimethylallyltransferase MiaA; this encodes MQAPQPLIIAIVGPTAVGKTAFSLDLAQALNGEIVSVDSRLVYRGMDIGTAKPTPAEQALVKHHLIDVVNPDQEYSLATYQAAAYAAIAQIQQQAKQPILVGGTGQYMAALLEGWSIPEVAPNYELRTRYEQQATSEGHTALHQQLQTIDPEAAKAIDPTNVRRVIRALEVFHETGQPISQLQRRNPPPYRILTLDLERPRDELYARIDQRVDVMVREGLIAEVWALIRQGYGWELPSMSGLGYAEFRPLWQGQQSAGACISQLKFNTHRFARKQGAWFRRLPNRVSLDARHTDLLAQMQALLAAMPEHAPTHTDH
- a CDS encoding RDD family protein; the encoded protein is MIDNRGSDRYIIDTPESIEFGYDVAGIGTRFVAAVIDTAFFSILLFLAQRVYIGNDINPSDAAYRIFFFFCIFTVLVYYIAFERFWNGQTPGKRLLGIRVVQEAGKPLTFTGSLIRNLLRLIDFVPAYYSTGLLTMLIDKRARRLGDLAASTFVVRDRQRVTLEMLLQSTRDDKVASALKDSGATLPNITALRPSDMDLVQNFLLRRAVLAPDRRLRIATQLAYALFGRLGYSVPGDPEQFLQQASDQYVLVRAQALQQAAPASVPVNPYDGHRG
- a CDS encoding stage II sporulation protein M yields the protein MVAEDFINAKHRAWERLTQLTSRAQSNIIAMDATELQELGRLYRQATSDLAQARRDFPGHPLTIYLNDLVAKGHSSIYRERNSPITGIKNYFLYQLPQAFRELLPFTGIAFLAFFLPAIVAWVISYQDPVRGVALAPEFQPVIDDMRTNTEWWRDLNDNNAEGAVMILSNNIFVSFQAFVGGLTLGLLTLYALYYNGLMLGILSGAAQNLGFADNLWGFIAAHGPVELSIIFLAGGAGLQLAWAILRPGMVSRRAALAIAAQRSFKVSGAIVMFLILAGLIEGFISPQYLPLWFKIAVGIISAGSMYAYLLLAGRNVQQPESAEASALKLETPAH